Proteins from a genomic interval of Ndongobacter massiliensis:
- the nusB gene encoding transcription antitermination factor NusB encodes MSTSRASEPKKDKIRRSEEREWLVRLAYETEGEITDEQHITALLQAHALPDSSYLRDSLRSLAQNRPQIDESIATHLSGWSFDRLLRIDLAILRIAVNELCYTRAAPVRVAINEAVELAKRYSDADSYRFVNGLLASIVKESQATDGTAQ; translated from the coding sequence ATGAGTACCTCTCGCGCGTCTGAACCCAAAAAGGATAAAATTCGACGGTCGGAAGAACGCGAATGGCTGGTGCGCCTTGCCTACGAGACAGAGGGAGAAATTACGGACGAGCAGCACATCACCGCCTTATTGCAGGCGCACGCGTTGCCCGATTCCTCTTATCTGCGGGATTCTCTGCGTTCACTTGCGCAAAACCGTCCACAAATTGATGAAAGTATTGCAACCCATTTAAGCGGGTGGTCTTTTGACCGCCTGCTTCGCATTGATTTGGCGATTTTGCGGATTGCCGTGAACGAACTTTGCTATACGAGGGCGGCGCCCGTTCGCGTGGCCATCAATGAGGCGGTTGAGTTGGCGAAGCGCTACTCCGATGCGGACTCGTATCGCTTTGTAAATGGGCTATTGGCTTCCATTGTAAAGGAGTCGCAAGCAACGGACGGGACGGCACAATGA
- a CDS encoding ScpA family protein — protein sequence MDGDVAHPCADFLMIRIEEAPFTGPMDLLLDLVEKEKIDIYDIQIASITEKFLAAMQEIPISSEELSDFIRMASQLVLMKARMLARDQEEPEEEGLTREELIERLRLYRQYRAVFPFFQQREACAFAAIAKLPEDLTPYQEQVPDEIIADVVVLLQEMQAVLARANAQEMVAQRIDGVLSGDPYPQEVMQARIRKRLQTGVRFTLFDLLDESPSKAQVIAVFLSLLELTRTREVALDQEGKTIRITPGPGGGYDKTESSKSRY from the coding sequence ATGGACGGGGATGTTGCACATCCTTGCGCCGATTTTCTCATGATTCGCATCGAGGAAGCGCCCTTTACCGGGCCCATGGACCTTCTTCTTGACTTAGTCGAGAAGGAGAAAATAGACATATACGACATACAAATCGCTTCAATTACAGAAAAATTCCTTGCCGCCATGCAGGAAATTCCGATCTCCTCGGAAGAACTGAGTGACTTTATTCGCATGGCGTCGCAATTGGTGCTGATGAAGGCGCGGATGTTGGCACGCGATCAGGAAGAACCGGAAGAAGAGGGGTTGACGCGCGAAGAATTGATTGAGCGCCTGCGCCTGTATCGTCAGTACAGGGCGGTTTTTCCTTTCTTTCAGCAACGGGAAGCGTGCGCATTTGCCGCCATTGCGAAATTGCCCGAGGACTTAACCCCGTATCAAGAGCAGGTGCCGGATGAAATTATCGCCGATGTTGTCGTGCTTTTGCAGGAAATGCAGGCAGTCTTGGCACGGGCAAATGCACAAGAAATGGTGGCGCAGCGCATCGACGGCGTACTTTCCGGCGATCCCTATCCGCAGGAAGTGATGCAGGCGCGTATTCGGAAGCGGTTGCAAACCGGTGTTCGTTTTACGCTCTTTGATTTATTGGATGAATCGCCGTCAAAGGCGCAAGTCATTGCGGTATTTCTATCTTTGTTGGAACTCACGCGAACGCGCGAAGTCGCATTGGATCAGGAGGGGAAAACTATTCGCATTACCCCGGGTCCGGGAGGTGGCTATGACAAAACCGAATCATCCAAAAGCCGTTATTGA
- a CDS encoding polyprenyl synthetase family protein: MNHMEALREAFERYRRKRFDAEKNRWEEDEPALPKNPVLEAMEYATEGGKRVRPLLLLLSYEACSVQTFIPEYVFDFAFALECIHAYSLIHDDLPCMDDDDERRGRPSTHVAFGEWQALLAGDGLLNYAFSLLLQTAEEVEGSAHLPCVRAGRVLAQAAGLHGMLGGQVLDLSPQVLNESDVITRMVEKKTAALFRGACTAGALLAGMEPGDAALAKLDEYARCLGLAFQAKDDLMDRMQDEEEEKITLISDWTEEEAQERICALTERAAAQLTGLLHPQMLIELAQQLVQRHH; the protein is encoded by the coding sequence ATGAATCATATGGAAGCGCTCCGGGAAGCGTTCGAAAGATACCGTAGGAAGCGTTTTGACGCGGAGAAAAACCGTTGGGAAGAAGACGAGCCCGCCCTTCCGAAAAATCCGGTGCTGGAAGCGATGGAATATGCGACCGAAGGCGGAAAGCGCGTGCGCCCGCTCCTGCTGTTGCTCTCGTACGAGGCTTGCAGCGTACAGACGTTTATTCCGGAGTATGTTTTTGATTTCGCATTCGCTCTGGAGTGTATTCATGCCTATTCGTTGATTCACGATGATTTGCCTTGCATGGATGATGACGATGAGCGGCGCGGCCGACCGAGTACCCACGTGGCGTTTGGGGAATGGCAGGCGCTTCTGGCGGGCGACGGACTGTTAAATTACGCGTTTTCGCTGCTCCTGCAGACGGCAGAAGAGGTGGAAGGATCGGCGCATCTTCCCTGTGTGCGCGCCGGACGCGTTCTGGCGCAGGCTGCGGGGTTGCACGGTATGTTAGGCGGGCAGGTGCTTGATCTGAGTCCGCAGGTGCTGAACGAATCCGATGTGATTACCCGTATGGTTGAAAAAAAGACGGCGGCGCTTTTTCGCGGCGCGTGTACCGCGGGTGCACTGCTTGCCGGCATGGAACCGGGCGATGCCGCGTTGGCAAAGCTGGATGAATATGCACGCTGTTTGGGGCTTGCATTTCAGGCAAAAGACGATCTGATGGATCGGATGCAGGACGAAGAAGAAGAGAAGATTACCCTCATTTCCGATTGGACCGAAGAAGAGGCACAGGAGCGCATTTGCGCCCTCACCGAGCGCGCTGCGGCTCAGTTGACGGGGTTACTGCATCCGCAAATGCTGATCGAATTAGCACAGCAACTGGTGCAAAGGCACCACTAA
- the xseA gene encoding exodeoxyribonuclease VII large subunit has translation MRPLRVGELVRYISSILTQDSLLKRFQVEGEVVNFRRTKYGYFDLREGDDLISAVCFQPKILEGVQEGERIIVSGRITTYVRGSKYQILVDAVERVGRGAHLLALEKLRQKLYAEGLFAPSRKKLLPRYPKTIGMITSAGGAVLHDFLNELQQRYRLAEVIVCPAQVQGKEALSSLLAAVDFLESDVLEEQGISKPDVLVLARGGGSNEHLEVFNEEALVRRLAHCRIPVISAVGHQVDFTLCDEVADVRASTPTEAAVLATPATSEIHQWIDACCTQIAGAIQGQIAHRRSAIHRLIAEMDAHQVKRFQTESYLLFEGEAPVPEQAIAVGKSYVLAGKTRRFSIRVEAEMGKKEETQ, from the coding sequence ATGAGACCGCTTCGCGTGGGGGAATTAGTTCGGTATATTTCAAGCATCCTGACGCAGGATTCTCTGTTGAAACGCTTTCAAGTGGAAGGGGAGGTCGTCAATTTTCGCCGAACAAAGTACGGTTACTTTGATTTGCGCGAGGGCGATGATCTGATCAGTGCCGTCTGCTTTCAACCAAAGATACTTGAGGGGGTGCAGGAAGGCGAGCGCATTATCGTAAGCGGCCGTATCACCACATATGTGCGCGGCAGTAAATATCAGATTCTCGTCGATGCGGTCGAGCGCGTAGGACGCGGGGCGCACTTACTGGCGTTGGAAAAACTGCGGCAAAAACTTTACGCAGAGGGATTGTTTGCCCCTTCGCGAAAAAAGCTTCTTCCACGTTATCCGAAGACCATCGGCATGATCACATCGGCCGGCGGTGCAGTTCTGCACGATTTCCTCAATGAATTGCAGCAACGCTATCGCTTGGCGGAGGTAATCGTGTGCCCTGCGCAGGTCCAGGGAAAAGAAGCGCTTTCGAGTCTGCTTGCCGCAGTAGACTTTTTGGAATCGGATGTCTTAGAAGAACAGGGGATTTCGAAACCGGATGTGCTGGTATTGGCGCGCGGCGGCGGTTCGAATGAGCATCTGGAAGTCTTTAACGAAGAAGCCCTAGTGCGTCGCTTGGCGCATTGTCGGATTCCTGTCATTAGCGCAGTCGGTCATCAGGTGGACTTTACCCTGTGCGATGAAGTGGCGGATGTGCGGGCCAGTACCCCTACGGAGGCAGCGGTTCTCGCCACTCCGGCCACTTCGGAAATCCATCAGTGGATCGATGCCTGTTGTACGCAGATTGCAGGTGCGATTCAAGGGCAGATTGCGCATCGACGAAGCGCGATTCACCGCTTGATTGCGGAGATGGATGCGCATCAGGTGAAGCGCTTTCAAACGGAAAGCTACCTCTTGTTTGAAGGGGAAGCTCCCGTCCCGGAACAAGCCATCGCCGTTGGAAAGTCCTATGTGCTGGCGGGAAAAACGCGCCGGTTTTCTATACGCGTGGAAGCGGAAATGGGCAAGAAAGAGGAAACACAATGA
- a CDS encoding RluA family pseudouridine synthase produces the protein MRLLVEADEWFEEEDGANRLDRYLSHYFPEVSRTRIAKAIRTGQIQCNEKSVKPSTLVRPGDAIQIAEDALQLAPICPEPYPLSVLYEDDTLLVVNKPPQMVTHPTSAVRTGTLVNALLARGHALSTLNGPERPGIVHRLDVDTTGALVVAKDDATHQALADQFRNRQTEKTYVALLEGVMKEREQMVEAPIGRLHHQRRMSVFEDGKVAKSRFRKIDAKEGSVLVEVDLYTGRTHQIRVHAKYVGMPVLGDALYGVKKSRFHARRPFLHAWRLRFLHPQRGYFLIVQAPIPEDFVARALACGYAQAVLAPYQKNQVVWEE, from the coding sequence ATGCGCCTGCTCGTTGAAGCGGATGAATGGTTTGAGGAAGAAGACGGCGCCAATCGACTGGATCGCTATCTCAGCCATTATTTTCCAGAGGTTTCTCGCACACGCATCGCAAAGGCCATTCGCACCGGACAGATTCAATGCAATGAAAAGTCAGTGAAACCCAGCACATTGGTGCGTCCGGGCGATGCGATTCAGATTGCAGAAGATGCATTGCAGCTGGCGCCGATTTGTCCGGAACCTTACCCACTTTCGGTCCTTTACGAAGACGATACTTTGCTTGTCGTCAATAAGCCGCCGCAGATGGTTACCCATCCGACCTCTGCAGTTCGGACGGGCACGCTGGTCAATGCGCTGCTCGCCCGGGGTCATGCGTTGAGTACGTTGAACGGACCGGAACGGCCCGGCATCGTGCACCGCTTAGATGTCGACACGACCGGGGCCCTTGTAGTGGCGAAGGATGACGCGACGCATCAGGCGCTTGCCGATCAGTTTCGCAATCGGCAGACGGAAAAAACCTATGTCGCTCTTTTAGAGGGCGTGATGAAAGAACGGGAACAAATGGTGGAGGCGCCGATCGGACGCCTGCATCATCAAAGGCGTATGTCGGTTTTCGAGGATGGCAAAGTAGCGAAAAGTCGCTTTCGAAAAATCGATGCAAAAGAAGGCTCCGTCTTGGTCGAAGTGGATCTGTACACGGGGCGTACGCATCAGATTCGTGTGCATGCAAAATATGTTGGGATGCCGGTGCTGGGGGATGCGCTGTACGGTGTGAAAAAGTCGCGCTTTCATGCAAGGCGTCCCTTTCTGCATGCTTGGCGTTTGCGTTTTCTACACCCGCAGCGCGGTTATTTTCTTATCGTGCAGGCGCCGATTCCGGAAGATTTTGTGGCGCGGGCTCTTGCATGCGGGTATGCGCAGGCGGTGCTCGCTCCTTATCAAAAAAACCAAGTGGTTTGGGAAGAGTAA
- the scpB gene encoding SMC-Scp complex subunit ScpB, with protein MTKPNHPKAVIEGLLYLWGDPLSLRDMADVLEMSPTEVAQLLEALRKEYDSPERGLQLKRYGDAYQFVTKEDHVDWFSKLIEVRKPPKLSHSSMETLAIIAYRQPVTRVEVDNIRGVKSSSSVDTLLSRGLIEEAGRLDRIGRPILYRTTTKFLQVFDLTSLEQLPALSEESGDEELDVADDAVPVENSNPDRAAAEDDDAH; from the coding sequence ATGACAAAACCGAATCATCCAAAAGCCGTTATTGAGGGACTGCTCTACCTCTGGGGCGATCCGTTGTCACTTCGCGATATGGCGGATGTATTGGAGATGTCTCCTACAGAAGTGGCACAGCTGCTCGAAGCGCTACGAAAAGAATACGATTCGCCGGAGCGCGGACTGCAATTAAAACGCTATGGGGATGCGTACCAATTTGTAACAAAAGAGGATCACGTCGACTGGTTTTCAAAGTTGATTGAGGTGCGCAAACCACCGAAGCTCAGTCATTCCTCCATGGAAACCTTGGCGATTATCGCGTATCGGCAGCCGGTTACGCGCGTAGAAGTGGACAATATTCGCGGCGTAAAAAGTTCCAGTTCGGTCGATACCCTTTTAAGCCGCGGACTGATTGAAGAAGCGGGGCGACTGGATCGCATCGGAAGACCCATTCTTTATCGCACCACGACGAAATTTTTACAGGTATTCGATTTGACTTCTCTGGAGCAATTGCCTGCCCTGTCGGAAGAAAGTGGGGACGAGGAATTGGATGTCGCAGACGATGCGGTGCCTGTCGAAAATTCCAATCCGGACAGGGCGGCTGCGGAGGACGACGATGCGCATTAA
- the recN gene encoding DNA repair protein RecN, whose amino-acid sequence MIINLGIRKFAILENWIVDFSDGMSVFTGETGAGKSLFVDALNFVTGARAQSRFRREGAEEAVVEAAFSVDERTAKQLSALGCEPEDGILIFQRMLNDSGSQARMNRRITTISALREASALLMDIHAQNAQSLLADRKNYLNLLDEFAGPETEDLKAHLATELQARSDCYKALDKISMSPEETEREADLLRYQMQEIADADLPSIDEEALNTEYRLLSGAQERAQAMDELLHQLEGGHHPIHYAMQEVARDLDHLQHTDAALQEEAELAWQIEAELDSLQENLEQYRENIRIDPPRMEEIDAIFQRLQGLRRKYGSTNEEVLQFAETCRLRLHALEGAHQTRQRLQQEIAAHTKASEADAAQLHQLRRQAGDRLQARIKEELTQMAIKKLSFSVSVTGAGEIGPNGGDTIDFLISTNPGEPMHSISEVASGGEMSRFMLAFKIVLAEVRQIGTLVFDEIDTGISGRTAQVVAEKLARLARTHQVLVITHLPQIAAVADHHFLIRKQVENGTTYSQITQLDAYDRIEEQARLIGGAQITNVTRDSAREMIQQAQHLRKMEREGGRYDPSG is encoded by the coding sequence ATGATCATCAACCTCGGCATTCGAAAATTCGCGATTCTTGAAAATTGGATTGTCGACTTCTCGGATGGAATGAGTGTTTTCACCGGAGAAACGGGAGCCGGCAAGAGCCTTTTTGTCGATGCATTGAATTTCGTTACCGGCGCCCGCGCGCAGAGCCGATTCCGACGAGAGGGAGCGGAGGAGGCTGTGGTGGAAGCCGCCTTTTCGGTGGATGAACGGACGGCAAAGCAACTTTCTGCACTGGGATGCGAACCGGAAGACGGCATTTTGATCTTTCAGCGAATGTTGAACGATTCGGGGTCACAGGCGCGGATGAACCGCCGCATAACGACGATTTCCGCGCTGCGGGAGGCGAGTGCGCTATTGATGGATATTCATGCACAGAATGCGCAGTCGCTGTTGGCGGATCGAAAGAATTATCTGAATCTACTGGACGAGTTTGCCGGCCCGGAGACGGAAGATCTGAAAGCGCATTTGGCCACCGAGTTACAGGCGCGCAGCGATTGTTACAAGGCGCTTGACAAAATTTCCATGAGTCCGGAAGAGACGGAGCGGGAAGCGGATTTGTTGCGTTACCAGATGCAGGAAATTGCCGATGCCGATTTGCCTTCCATCGACGAAGAAGCGCTGAATACGGAGTATCGGTTGCTCAGCGGTGCACAGGAGCGTGCACAGGCAATGGATGAACTCTTGCATCAACTGGAAGGAGGTCACCACCCGATCCATTATGCGATGCAAGAGGTGGCGCGCGATCTGGATCATCTGCAGCACACCGATGCCGCGTTGCAGGAGGAGGCAGAACTCGCGTGGCAGATTGAGGCCGAGTTGGACAGTTTGCAGGAAAATCTGGAACAGTACCGCGAGAATATTCGCATCGATCCGCCGCGGATGGAAGAAATCGACGCCATTTTTCAGCGTTTGCAAGGGCTGCGGCGAAAATACGGGAGTACAAATGAAGAGGTGTTGCAGTTCGCCGAAACGTGTCGCCTGCGGCTGCATGCGTTGGAGGGAGCGCATCAAACGCGCCAGAGGCTGCAGCAGGAAATTGCCGCACATACAAAGGCGAGCGAAGCGGATGCGGCGCAATTGCATCAATTGCGGCGCCAGGCCGGAGATCGTCTGCAGGCGCGCATTAAAGAGGAATTGACACAGATGGCCATTAAAAAGTTGTCCTTTTCCGTTTCTGTGACAGGCGCCGGGGAAATCGGACCGAACGGGGGCGACACCATTGACTTTCTGATTTCGACGAATCCGGGCGAGCCGATGCACAGTATCAGCGAAGTCGCTTCCGGCGGTGAAATGTCCCGATTTATGTTGGCATTTAAGATTGTACTGGCCGAAGTGCGACAGATCGGTACATTGGTTTTCGATGAAATTGATACCGGGATCAGCGGCCGAACGGCGCAGGTTGTTGCCGAAAAATTGGCGCGCCTGGCACGCACGCATCAGGTATTGGTGATTACGCACCTGCCGCAGATTGCTGCGGTAGCGGACCATCACTTTCTCATTCGCAAACAGGTGGAAAACGGAACGACGTACTCCCAGATTACACAACTTGACGCATATGATAGGATTGAAGAACAGGCGCGTTTAATCGGCGGTGCGCAGATTACCAATGTGACGCGCGACAGTGCGCGGGAAATGATTCAACAGGCGCAGCATCTGCGCAAAATGGAGCGCGAAGGAGGCAGGTATGACCCATCGGGATAA
- a CDS encoding arginine repressor, which translates to MNKYNRQRIILDIISSSPVKTQDELSDKLRDRGVRATQATISRDIKELRITKVQTRDGEYQYVALDTVFDSMNDRMAKIFRSAVLSVHDNGQMIIVQTIAYTATVVGWTITNAKIDGIAGILTGHDTIFIAVDNKKDIDRIVLQIQELMK; encoded by the coding sequence ATGAACAAGTATAATCGACAACGCATCATTTTAGACATCATTTCCAGCAGTCCGGTAAAGACACAGGATGAATTGTCCGATAAACTGCGCGATCGAGGCGTGCGCGCCACGCAGGCGACCATTTCACGCGACATCAAGGAGCTGCGCATCACAAAGGTGCAGACCCGCGACGGGGAATACCAATATGTCGCTTTGGATACGGTTTTTGACTCCATGAACGATCGCATGGCCAAAATTTTTCGTTCCGCGGTGCTGTCGGTACATGATAATGGCCAGATGATTATTGTGCAGACCATCGCGTATACGGCGACTGTCGTCGGATGGACCATAACCAACGCCAAAATTGACGGCATTGCCGGCATACTGACGGGACACGACACCATTTTTATTGCTGTTGACAATAAAAAAGACATTGATCGCATCGTCCTTCAGATTCAGGAGCTTATGAAGTAA
- the xseB gene encoding exodeoxyribonuclease VII small subunit: MTDSQNFEKKLARLQALARSFSQEELSFDEMGKRYAEAKNLAQELHAMLDEAELHLRMIGSDGQEMDRPEDAMILSKEEFE, from the coding sequence ATGACCGATTCGCAGAATTTCGAAAAGAAATTGGCGCGACTGCAGGCACTCGCCCGTTCCTTCTCACAGGAGGAACTCTCTTTTGACGAGATGGGGAAACGCTATGCGGAAGCGAAAAATCTGGCGCAGGAACTGCATGCGATGTTGGATGAAGCGGAGTTGCATCTGCGCATGATCGGTTCAGACGGACAGGAAATGGATCGACCGGAGGATGCCATGATCCTATCAAAAGAGGAGTTCGAATGA
- a CDS encoding YifB family Mg chelatase-like AAA ATPase codes for MVSRTTTCQQLGTRVALATVEAEILNGFTAFFIVGLAQTSVQESKERIRSALASMDLQWPVGRLIVNLVPGNLPKGGTHWDLPIAVAIFQAMELISPKRTENFGFFGELSLDGTLCGVEGAYAFAEGMRDAGVTNLILPQENVEACKFVPGVSLYGATDVQSVFRFLRGGDVLSCTKGRQGLREERAQVGDYADIRGQSTLKRLMEIAAAGGHAALVIGPPGVGKTMAVRRLPGILPPLTEKEKSEIYRLHSLYGGDSSGSVRRPFRTVHHTITRAALLGGGVPFGFGEVSLAHGGILFFDELLEFPRRTLELLRVPMEKKILQVVRGRQIWDLPCDFQLMAASNPCPCGNYGDDTRACTCPMATVQQYREHLSAAMCDRFDLCLEVRRRDEKKPLPVPKAERQDGNTDAMRRRVESARLRQENRYAGLSFSKNADFPDSGNVNLLNPTAAAKQALTSLERSTALSERALRKILLVARTIADLEGTALGEEEVLEAFYFRRYGLDFRRQNLV; via the coding sequence ATGGTTTCAAGAACGACGACGTGCCAGCAACTCGGTACGCGCGTTGCACTTGCAACGGTGGAAGCGGAAATCCTTAACGGATTTACCGCTTTTTTTATTGTGGGATTGGCGCAAACCAGTGTGCAGGAGTCCAAGGAACGGATTCGTTCCGCCTTGGCGTCGATGGATCTGCAATGGCCCGTGGGGCGTCTGATTGTGAATTTAGTGCCCGGAAATTTGCCAAAGGGCGGCACCCACTGGGATTTGCCGATTGCGGTCGCTATTTTTCAGGCGATGGAACTCATTTCACCAAAGCGCACCGAAAATTTCGGTTTTTTCGGAGAGCTTTCTTTAGATGGTACATTGTGCGGTGTCGAGGGAGCCTATGCCTTTGCCGAAGGGATGCGCGATGCAGGGGTTACAAACCTGATTTTGCCGCAGGAAAATGTGGAAGCCTGCAAGTTTGTGCCGGGAGTGTCGCTATACGGCGCAACCGATGTACAATCCGTATTCCGCTTTCTGCGGGGCGGCGATGTCCTGTCCTGTACCAAAGGGCGACAGGGACTCCGGGAAGAGCGGGCACAGGTCGGGGATTATGCCGACATACGCGGACAGAGTACATTAAAGCGTCTCATGGAAATTGCCGCTGCCGGCGGGCATGCAGCGCTAGTCATTGGTCCGCCCGGTGTCGGAAAAACCATGGCGGTGCGCCGACTTCCGGGCATTCTTCCACCGCTTACGGAAAAAGAAAAAAGTGAAATCTATCGACTGCATTCGTTGTATGGCGGCGATTCTTCCGGCAGTGTGCGTCGCCCTTTTCGCACTGTGCACCACACAATTACCCGTGCGGCGCTGTTGGGCGGGGGTGTTCCGTTCGGCTTCGGCGAAGTGAGCTTGGCGCATGGGGGCATTTTATTTTTTGACGAGTTATTGGAATTTCCGCGCCGTACGCTGGAGTTATTGCGGGTGCCGATGGAAAAAAAGATCTTGCAGGTGGTGCGTGGACGTCAAATTTGGGATTTGCCCTGTGATTTTCAGCTGATGGCGGCATCCAACCCCTGTCCCTGTGGAAATTATGGCGATGATACGCGCGCCTGCACCTGTCCGATGGCAACCGTACAACAGTATCGCGAGCACTTATCTGCAGCAATGTGCGATCGCTTCGATCTCTGTCTGGAAGTGCGCAGGCGAGACGAGAAAAAACCTTTGCCGGTCCCGAAAGCGGAACGACAAGATGGGAATACGGATGCTATGCGTCGGCGCGTGGAAAGCGCAAGGCTGCGGCAGGAAAATCGCTATGCAGGACTTTCCTTTTCTAAAAATGCGGACTTTCCGGACAGCGGGAATGTAAATCTGCTCAACCCCACCGCAGCAGCAAAGCAGGCGCTCACATCGTTGGAGCGTTCGACCGCCCTTTCCGAGCGCGCACTTCGAAAAATTCTACTCGTTGCGCGCACGATTGCGGATCTGGAGGGTACCGCATTGGGGGAGGAAGAAGTTCTCGAGGCATTTTACTTTCGCCGTTACGGACTCGATTTTCGCCGGCAAAATTTGGTATAA
- the efp gene encoding elongation factor P, with product MISANDLRKGVTFEYDGDVYQIVDFQHVKPGKGAAFVRAKIRSVMNGGAKEVTFNPNDRFAEARIDTKEMQYLYNDGTLYYFMDPESYEQIPMNLDIVEEAIRYIRENDMATIRFYNGKAFDVQPPNFVELEVTETEPGVRGDTATGATKPATVETGATVNVPLFVNIGDVIKIDTRNNEYLSRV from the coding sequence ATGATTTCAGCGAATGATTTACGAAAGGGCGTAACATTTGAATACGATGGGGATGTGTATCAAATCGTCGATTTTCAACATGTGAAGCCGGGCAAGGGAGCCGCCTTCGTCCGCGCAAAGATTCGATCGGTAATGAATGGCGGCGCAAAAGAGGTGACGTTCAACCCGAATGACCGCTTTGCCGAGGCGCGCATCGACACGAAAGAGATGCAGTACCTGTACAACGACGGGACATTGTATTATTTCATGGATCCGGAAAGCTATGAACAGATTCCGATGAATTTGGATATTGTGGAGGAAGCCATTCGCTATATTCGCGAGAACGATATGGCGACCATTCGCTTCTATAACGGGAAGGCCTTTGATGTGCAACCGCCGAATTTTGTGGAATTGGAAGTGACGGAGACGGAACCCGGCGTCCGCGGGGATACGGCAACGGGAGCGACCAAACCGGCAACTGTGGAAACGGGCGCCACCGTCAATGTACCGCTTTTTGTCAATATTGGAGACGTCATTAAAATTGACACGAGAAACAATGAGTACCTCTCGCGCGTCTGA
- a CDS encoding site-2 protease family protein produces MFDWNLSSTVARVLALIYTITSHECAHALMALWNGDTTARDAGRLTLNPLSHLDPIGAFCLLFFRFGWAKPVPINARNFHHVRSGLITTALAGVTINLLSAFLAMALQLLLPNSLGFLQEFLSMVTIYGIAFCVFNLLPIPPLDGSRVLTAFLPRSIQYTFARWERYSFFLLLVLLGTGALQRILIPLTQMIWTGMLHILAPIFS; encoded by the coding sequence ATGTTTGATTGGAATCTTTCCAGCACGGTCGCACGTGTGCTGGCGCTGATTTATACTATTACTTCGCATGAATGTGCACATGCGTTAATGGCTTTGTGGAACGGAGACACAACGGCGCGCGATGCCGGTCGACTGACGTTGAACCCACTGTCGCATTTGGACCCGATAGGGGCATTTTGTCTCCTTTTTTTTCGCTTCGGTTGGGCGAAACCGGTTCCGATCAATGCGCGAAATTTCCACCATGTACGTAGCGGGCTCATTACTACGGCACTTGCCGGAGTGACGATCAATCTCCTCTCCGCCTTTTTGGCCATGGCGCTGCAGCTGCTTTTGCCGAATTCGTTGGGCTTTCTTCAAGAGTTTCTTTCCATGGTGACGATTTACGGCATTGCGTTTTGCGTCTTTAATCTGCTGCCCATCCCGCCGTTGGACGGATCCCGTGTTTTAACAGCTTTCCTGCCGCGTTCGATACAGTACACCTTTGCGCGCTGGGAGCGCTATTCGTTTTTCCTGCTTTTGGTGCTTTTAGGGACGGGCGCCTTGCAGCGCATTTTAATTCCGCTGACCCAAATGATATGGACGGGGATGTTGCACATCCTTGCGCCGATTTTCTCATGA
- a CDS encoding NUDIX hydrolase: protein MTHRDNRENTLKSETIYEGRILTLRVETVELPDMKYAKREIVDHPRGAGIVAIDGQDMYFVRQYRVAVRTHLLEIPAGLVEPNEDPKNTAARELQEEIGFKPGKLEYVLDCYASPGFTNEKLSLFVATDLQPSKRPLDETEFLEPIRMPIEEAYHKVLNLEIVDAKTIIGILYAKRRFVEGLHV, encoded by the coding sequence ATGACCCATCGGGATAATCGGGAGAATACGTTAAAAAGTGAAACGATTTATGAAGGTCGCATTCTCACGCTTCGCGTTGAGACGGTAGAATTACCGGATATGAAGTATGCGAAACGGGAAATTGTGGATCATCCGCGCGGTGCGGGCATTGTGGCAATCGACGGGCAGGATATGTATTTTGTTCGCCAGTATCGGGTTGCGGTGCGCACACATCTCCTGGAAATTCCCGCCGGTCTCGTGGAACCGAATGAAGATCCGAAGAATACTGCGGCACGGGAATTGCAGGAAGAAATCGGATTCAAGCCGGGAAAACTGGAATATGTGTTGGACTGTTACGCATCTCCGGGGTTTACCAATGAAAAGCTTAGTCTTTTTGTTGCAACGGACTTACAACCCTCCAAACGCCCCTTGGATGAGACAGAATTTTTAGAACCGATTCGCATGCCGATTGAAGAGGCCTATCATAAAGTATTGAATTTGGAGATTGTCGATGCCAAAACCATAATCGGCATTCTCTACGCAAAGCGTCGCTTTGTTGAGGGGCTTCATGTTTGA